In Ostrea edulis chromosome 6, xbOstEdul1.1, whole genome shotgun sequence, a single window of DNA contains:
- the LOC125646371 gene encoding uncharacterized protein LOC125646371 isoform X2: MRCVNGEEMCEQGEQREVCTMRTKRDVNKENEKEYVGCFLSDSSLPVTWTSDEMTVELCVEICRPLNTTYAFLSPSDCRCNDTLPLNRTEDCTSTCANSENQICGNTRSSVSVFRIDEYPLYGSCDELFDSGIRRHGSYILMNATQTCQFYDSSAVCKEGWYAMDGTCYTVLLTPTTGYEYQSVDDWRSACGQIGGRLVTINNPKQQQFIAKIIMGSERLVKPTVLVGYSESILFGASTWASGSLSEYLKDPSVPENSYQQRVLFEDQQYLNTIISTSSDTFLAGAAVCETEKDFIGVFKPPTHLGPSILRYGIMTLTQCKQVCIGGNHTYAILGNDTCWCGNQTDVDLLVPDVSGTIDRVINSSQIYCPGNQLQRCPANRDNVDVYSIEFDLEFPAASCDHLYSHGVFFNATYKIQNENETSYQTCGFTDNTDCGSVPLFVGYRGRCYKFGTVMTYGASCFSTDSFPILPSEDDELITTLKQIVPVFKTNMRLTIGTSNRLQNGYFTTSEGFFLNSHPAVTSNCLATFVTLNLSSMVWEEASGMQYEICKAPQNSSIICIDTSSLNGTVVFEQRDIYPMTSSICIHVCLGRDSNHAVVHEKGCQCFNSTSYEQTFGECEVCSGHETQMCGDESRGRGVLIDLDFYRNETAQSCEELQSYGIQVPGQYYINPNNTRYLVTCFDQDPSLSVVTEYSATPSSLYSGLINQGFRINVYSNYCVDHSWAPDDSDLDPYLDFKFKEDYIITAIETQGDVLRESWVKSYSLMYKNMENADAFITIAGVTEIAGNVDSHSRVTQFFPLPVITRQLRLFPQSFHQDGSLRVAFHGQPLSNFNHSIRYLGCILDIDGEFVVKSLIDSGGTCRSTCMASYHQFYSYYENQNSTKHCLCGKSLSVYGRTQESWCFPYPYTPALPVYRTYDTYCEARSENNANLVSSELPHSHNFYSVSSKLDYECDEGYILANNATSKSVICRESNGSYYWQDDAGICLVKNCSSLNQSNAWYNLSTSSVAVGTSVTVTCTNDKYMADGSNTKTLTCLSTALWNDTVTPCNYNYCPLSPSTLTNGKYVVSQDELSATYSCNQFYQLSSKSNQEIITCQQNHLWENINFTCAINDTNVAFRQAEFDLVGLFDRQRNAGSVISDSVSSSLFKCTDKCLKNACCTAYSYRVNGSVCILFNSRAQAVELVHDVSWKYFELNTLFME; the protein is encoded by the exons ATGAGATGTGTGAACGGGGAGGAAATGTGTGAACAGGGAGAACAAAGAGAGGTTTGCACGATGAGAACGAAGAGAGACGTGAACAAGGAGAACGAAAAAG AGTACGTGGGTTGTTTCCTGAGTGATTCTAGTCTCCCGGTGACTTGGACGTCAGATGAGATGACAGTAGAATTGTGTGTAGAAATCTGCCGTCCCTTGAATACGACTTACGCCTTCCTGTCGCCATCAGACTGTCGATGTAACGATACACTTCCTTTAAATAGGACGGAGGACTGTACATCAACATGTGCTAATTCAGAGAATCAGATCTGTGGAAATACACGATCTAGTGTCTCTGTCTTCAGAATAG ATGAATACCCCCTGTATGGATCTTGTGATGAGCTGTTTGATTCTGGAATAAGGAGGCATGGCAGTTACATATTAATGAATGCCACACAAACCTGTCAGTTCTATG ATAGTTCTGCTGTATGTAAGGAAGGATGGTATGCAATGGATGGCACCTGTTACACAGTACTCCTGACCCCCACCACTGGTTATGAGTACCAAAGTGTTGATGACTGGAGGTCTGCATGTGGCCAGATAGGAGGAAGATTGGTGACCATCAACAACCCAAAACAACAGCAGTTCATTGCAAAAATCATCATGG GTTCAGAGCGTTTAGTTAAGCCAACAGTATTGGTAGGATATTCCGAATCGATCTTGTTTGGAGCATCAACCTGGGCATCCGGTTCTCTGTCGGAATACTTGAAGGACCCAAGTGTACCCGAAAATTCCTATCAGCAACGAGTGCTGTTTGAAGATCAGCAGTACCTTAATACTATCATTAGCACCTCCTCTGACACCTTTCTAGCCGGGGCGGCTGTGTGTGAAACTGAAAAAG ATTTCATCGGTGTGTTCAAACCTCCGACACACCTTGGGCCCTCAATTCTTCGGTATGGTATCATGACCTTAACACAATGTAAGCAAGTCTGTATAGGAGGGAATCATACTTATGCGATACTTGGTAACGACACCTGCTGGTGTGGCAATCAGACGGATGTAGACCTGTTGGTTCCTGATGTTTCTGGTACCATCGATAGGGTCATTAACTCCAGTCAGATATATTGCCCAGGAAACCAGCTCCAACGCTGTCCCGCCAATAGGGATAATGTGGATGTTTATAGTATAG AATTCGATTTGGAATTCCCTGCTGCATCCTGTGATCATCTGTATTCTCATGGAGTGTTCTTTAACGCAACttacaaaattcaaaatgaaaacgaGACTTCTTATCAAACTTGCGGGTTTACTG ACAACACAGACTGCGGGTCTGTCCCTCTCTTTGTGGGATATAGAGGACGTTGTTATAAATTTGGAACTGTGATGACGTATGGAGCCAGCTGCTTCTCTACCGACAGCTTCCCAATTCTCCCATCAGAGGATGATGAACTCATTACTACGCTGAAACAAATAGttccagtttttaaaacaaacatgcGTCTTACTATCGGAACATCCAATAG ATTGCAAAACGGTTATTTTACGACAAGTGAAGGTTTTTTCCTAAATTCACATCCTGCTGTGACGTCAAATTGTTTAGCAACATTTGTGACGCTCAATCTGAGCTCAATGGTTTGGGAGGAGGCGTCGGGCATGCAGTACGAAATATGTAAAGCCCCGCAGAATA GTAGCATTATATGTATTGATACAAGCAGTTTAAACGGAACGGTAGTATTTGAACAAAGAGATATATATCCAATGACGTCATCGATTTGTATTCACGTTTGCCTTGGTCGAGATTCTAACCATGCTGTCGTGCATGAAAAAGGCTGCCAGTGTTTCAATAGCACGAGTTATGAGCAGACATTTGGTGAATGCGAGGTGTGTTCTGGACATGAAACACAAATGTGCGGCGACGAATCAAGAGGACGCGGAGTTCTAATTGATTTAG ACTTCTACAGAAATGAAACGGCTCAGTCTTGTGAAGAACTCCAGTCTTACGGAATCCAAGTGCCTGGCCAATACTATATAAACCcaaacaacacccgataccttgTTACGTGTTTTGACCAAG ATCCATCCCTCTCTGTTGTTACGGAGTATTCAGCAACACCATCTTCTTTGTATTCTGGCCTTATAAATCAAGGTTTCCG GATCAACGTATACTCTAACTACTGCGTGGACCACAGCTGGGCGCCTGACGACTCtgaccttgacccatatcttgatttcaaattcaaagaaGACTATATCATAACTGCCATTGAGACACAAG GCGATGTATTGCGGGAGTCATGGGTGAAATCTTACAGTCTGATGTATAAGAACATGGAAAATGCAGACGCTTTCATTACCATCGCAGGTGTTACTGAA ATAGCTGGAAATGTGGACAGCCATAGTCGGGTTACACAGTTCTTTCCCCTGCCAGTCATTACACGTCAGCTGAGACTATTTCCACAGTCATTTCATCAGGATGGATCTCTCCGAGTGGCCTTCCATGGACAACCTTTATCAAACTTTAACC ATTCCATCAGATACCTAGGCTGTATTTTGGATATAGATGGGGAATTCGTAGTGAAGTCTCTAATAGATTCGGGCGGAACGTGTAGATCTACATGCATGGCATCATACCATCAATTCTATTCCTACTACGAAAATCAAA ATTCTACCAAACACTGTTTGTGCGGAAAATCACTGTCTGTGTACGGGAGGACACAAGAAAGTTGGTGTTTTCCGTATCCATACACTCCTGCATTGCCTGTTTATAGAACCTACG ATACATACTGTGAAGCAAGGAGTGAGAATAACGCCAACCTTGTTTCCTCCGAGCTACCCCATTCCCACAACTTCTATTCCGTCTCCTCTAAGTTAGACTATGAATGCGATGAGGGATATATCCTGGCCAACAACGCCACATCAAAATCTGTAATATGCAGAGAATCCAATGGCAGTTATTACTGGCAGGATGATGCTGGAATCTGTTTGG TAAAGAACTGCAGTTCTCTGAACCAATCAAATGCCTGGTACAACTTAAGCACGAGCAGCGTGGCTGTCGGGACAAGCGTTACAGTGACGTGTACAAATGATAAGTATATGGCGGACGGCTCTAATACTAAGACGCTCACCTGTTTGAGCACTGCCTTGTGGAACGATACAGTAACCCCGTGCAATT ACAACTACTGTCCATTGTCGCCCTCCACCTTAACTAATGGAAAGTACGTCGTGAGCCAGGATGAGTTGTCTGCTACCTATAGTTGTAATCAGTTCTACCAATTGTCTTCGAAGTCGAACCAAGAGATAATCACCTGTCAACAGAATCACCTGTGGGAAAACATCAATTTTACCTGTGCCATTAATG ATACGAATGTAGCCTTCAGACAAGCAGAGTTTGACCTTGTCGGATTGTTTGATCGACAACGAAATGCGGGATCAGTCATTAGTGACAGTGTTTCGTCATCACTATTCAAGTGCACGGACAAGTGCCTAAAGAATGCGTGTTGCACAGCATACTCCTACAGAGTGAATGGAAGTGTTTGCATACTGTTTAACAGCCGTGCACAAGCTGTAGAACTCGTTCATGATGTATCATGGAAGTATTTTGAACTGAACACTCTCTTTATGGAATAA
- the LOC125646371 gene encoding uncharacterized protein LOC125646371 isoform X1: protein MTSVESFTPTSYRSLGMKSTSKYSTTYIRTSTGRQPGNVTFENYNGIYNQNANIKSTGNIQLLKSLHRKIICEKTPEYVGCFLSDSSLPVTWTSDEMTVELCVEICRPLNTTYAFLSPSDCRCNDTLPLNRTEDCTSTCANSENQICGNTRSSVSVFRIDEYPLYGSCDELFDSGIRRHGSYILMNATQTCQFYDSSAVCKEGWYAMDGTCYTVLLTPTTGYEYQSVDDWRSACGQIGGRLVTINNPKQQQFIAKIIMGSERLVKPTVLVGYSESILFGASTWASGSLSEYLKDPSVPENSYQQRVLFEDQQYLNTIISTSSDTFLAGAAVCETEKDFIGVFKPPTHLGPSILRYGIMTLTQCKQVCIGGNHTYAILGNDTCWCGNQTDVDLLVPDVSGTIDRVINSSQIYCPGNQLQRCPANRDNVDVYSIEFDLEFPAASCDHLYSHGVFFNATYKIQNENETSYQTCGFTDNTDCGSVPLFVGYRGRCYKFGTVMTYGASCFSTDSFPILPSEDDELITTLKQIVPVFKTNMRLTIGTSNRLQNGYFTTSEGFFLNSHPAVTSNCLATFVTLNLSSMVWEEASGMQYEICKAPQNSSIICIDTSSLNGTVVFEQRDIYPMTSSICIHVCLGRDSNHAVVHEKGCQCFNSTSYEQTFGECEVCSGHETQMCGDESRGRGVLIDLDFYRNETAQSCEELQSYGIQVPGQYYINPNNTRYLVTCFDQDPSLSVVTEYSATPSSLYSGLINQGFRINVYSNYCVDHSWAPDDSDLDPYLDFKFKEDYIITAIETQGDVLRESWVKSYSLMYKNMENADAFITIAGVTEIAGNVDSHSRVTQFFPLPVITRQLRLFPQSFHQDGSLRVAFHGQPLSNFNHSIRYLGCILDIDGEFVVKSLIDSGGTCRSTCMASYHQFYSYYENQNSTKHCLCGKSLSVYGRTQESWCFPYPYTPALPVYRTYDTYCEARSENNANLVSSELPHSHNFYSVSSKLDYECDEGYILANNATSKSVICRESNGSYYWQDDAGICLVKNCSSLNQSNAWYNLSTSSVAVGTSVTVTCTNDKYMADGSNTKTLTCLSTALWNDTVTPCNYNYCPLSPSTLTNGKYVVSQDELSATYSCNQFYQLSSKSNQEIITCQQNHLWENINFTCAINDTNVAFRQAEFDLVGLFDRQRNAGSVISDSVSSSLFKCTDKCLKNACCTAYSYRVNGSVCILFNSRAQAVELVHDVSWKYFELNTLFME from the exons ATGACAAGTGTAGAGTCATTCACACCGACGTCGTACCGGTCACTAG GAATGAAATCTACAAGTAAATACTCTACAACTTATATCCGTACGTCCACGGGAAGGCAGCCGGGCAATGTGACATTTGAAAACTACAATGGAATCTACAACCAAAACGCCAACATTAAATCTACTGGAAATATACAATTGCTGAAAAGCCTACATAGAAAGATCATTTGTGAAAAGACTCCGG AGTACGTGGGTTGTTTCCTGAGTGATTCTAGTCTCCCGGTGACTTGGACGTCAGATGAGATGACAGTAGAATTGTGTGTAGAAATCTGCCGTCCCTTGAATACGACTTACGCCTTCCTGTCGCCATCAGACTGTCGATGTAACGATACACTTCCTTTAAATAGGACGGAGGACTGTACATCAACATGTGCTAATTCAGAGAATCAGATCTGTGGAAATACACGATCTAGTGTCTCTGTCTTCAGAATAG ATGAATACCCCCTGTATGGATCTTGTGATGAGCTGTTTGATTCTGGAATAAGGAGGCATGGCAGTTACATATTAATGAATGCCACACAAACCTGTCAGTTCTATG ATAGTTCTGCTGTATGTAAGGAAGGATGGTATGCAATGGATGGCACCTGTTACACAGTACTCCTGACCCCCACCACTGGTTATGAGTACCAAAGTGTTGATGACTGGAGGTCTGCATGTGGCCAGATAGGAGGAAGATTGGTGACCATCAACAACCCAAAACAACAGCAGTTCATTGCAAAAATCATCATGG GTTCAGAGCGTTTAGTTAAGCCAACAGTATTGGTAGGATATTCCGAATCGATCTTGTTTGGAGCATCAACCTGGGCATCCGGTTCTCTGTCGGAATACTTGAAGGACCCAAGTGTACCCGAAAATTCCTATCAGCAACGAGTGCTGTTTGAAGATCAGCAGTACCTTAATACTATCATTAGCACCTCCTCTGACACCTTTCTAGCCGGGGCGGCTGTGTGTGAAACTGAAAAAG ATTTCATCGGTGTGTTCAAACCTCCGACACACCTTGGGCCCTCAATTCTTCGGTATGGTATCATGACCTTAACACAATGTAAGCAAGTCTGTATAGGAGGGAATCATACTTATGCGATACTTGGTAACGACACCTGCTGGTGTGGCAATCAGACGGATGTAGACCTGTTGGTTCCTGATGTTTCTGGTACCATCGATAGGGTCATTAACTCCAGTCAGATATATTGCCCAGGAAACCAGCTCCAACGCTGTCCCGCCAATAGGGATAATGTGGATGTTTATAGTATAG AATTCGATTTGGAATTCCCTGCTGCATCCTGTGATCATCTGTATTCTCATGGAGTGTTCTTTAACGCAACttacaaaattcaaaatgaaaacgaGACTTCTTATCAAACTTGCGGGTTTACTG ACAACACAGACTGCGGGTCTGTCCCTCTCTTTGTGGGATATAGAGGACGTTGTTATAAATTTGGAACTGTGATGACGTATGGAGCCAGCTGCTTCTCTACCGACAGCTTCCCAATTCTCCCATCAGAGGATGATGAACTCATTACTACGCTGAAACAAATAGttccagtttttaaaacaaacatgcGTCTTACTATCGGAACATCCAATAG ATTGCAAAACGGTTATTTTACGACAAGTGAAGGTTTTTTCCTAAATTCACATCCTGCTGTGACGTCAAATTGTTTAGCAACATTTGTGACGCTCAATCTGAGCTCAATGGTTTGGGAGGAGGCGTCGGGCATGCAGTACGAAATATGTAAAGCCCCGCAGAATA GTAGCATTATATGTATTGATACAAGCAGTTTAAACGGAACGGTAGTATTTGAACAAAGAGATATATATCCAATGACGTCATCGATTTGTATTCACGTTTGCCTTGGTCGAGATTCTAACCATGCTGTCGTGCATGAAAAAGGCTGCCAGTGTTTCAATAGCACGAGTTATGAGCAGACATTTGGTGAATGCGAGGTGTGTTCTGGACATGAAACACAAATGTGCGGCGACGAATCAAGAGGACGCGGAGTTCTAATTGATTTAG ACTTCTACAGAAATGAAACGGCTCAGTCTTGTGAAGAACTCCAGTCTTACGGAATCCAAGTGCCTGGCCAATACTATATAAACCcaaacaacacccgataccttgTTACGTGTTTTGACCAAG ATCCATCCCTCTCTGTTGTTACGGAGTATTCAGCAACACCATCTTCTTTGTATTCTGGCCTTATAAATCAAGGTTTCCG GATCAACGTATACTCTAACTACTGCGTGGACCACAGCTGGGCGCCTGACGACTCtgaccttgacccatatcttgatttcaaattcaaagaaGACTATATCATAACTGCCATTGAGACACAAG GCGATGTATTGCGGGAGTCATGGGTGAAATCTTACAGTCTGATGTATAAGAACATGGAAAATGCAGACGCTTTCATTACCATCGCAGGTGTTACTGAA ATAGCTGGAAATGTGGACAGCCATAGTCGGGTTACACAGTTCTTTCCCCTGCCAGTCATTACACGTCAGCTGAGACTATTTCCACAGTCATTTCATCAGGATGGATCTCTCCGAGTGGCCTTCCATGGACAACCTTTATCAAACTTTAACC ATTCCATCAGATACCTAGGCTGTATTTTGGATATAGATGGGGAATTCGTAGTGAAGTCTCTAATAGATTCGGGCGGAACGTGTAGATCTACATGCATGGCATCATACCATCAATTCTATTCCTACTACGAAAATCAAA ATTCTACCAAACACTGTTTGTGCGGAAAATCACTGTCTGTGTACGGGAGGACACAAGAAAGTTGGTGTTTTCCGTATCCATACACTCCTGCATTGCCTGTTTATAGAACCTACG ATACATACTGTGAAGCAAGGAGTGAGAATAACGCCAACCTTGTTTCCTCCGAGCTACCCCATTCCCACAACTTCTATTCCGTCTCCTCTAAGTTAGACTATGAATGCGATGAGGGATATATCCTGGCCAACAACGCCACATCAAAATCTGTAATATGCAGAGAATCCAATGGCAGTTATTACTGGCAGGATGATGCTGGAATCTGTTTGG TAAAGAACTGCAGTTCTCTGAACCAATCAAATGCCTGGTACAACTTAAGCACGAGCAGCGTGGCTGTCGGGACAAGCGTTACAGTGACGTGTACAAATGATAAGTATATGGCGGACGGCTCTAATACTAAGACGCTCACCTGTTTGAGCACTGCCTTGTGGAACGATACAGTAACCCCGTGCAATT ACAACTACTGTCCATTGTCGCCCTCCACCTTAACTAATGGAAAGTACGTCGTGAGCCAGGATGAGTTGTCTGCTACCTATAGTTGTAATCAGTTCTACCAATTGTCTTCGAAGTCGAACCAAGAGATAATCACCTGTCAACAGAATCACCTGTGGGAAAACATCAATTTTACCTGTGCCATTAATG ATACGAATGTAGCCTTCAGACAAGCAGAGTTTGACCTTGTCGGATTGTTTGATCGACAACGAAATGCGGGATCAGTCATTAGTGACAGTGTTTCGTCATCACTATTCAAGTGCACGGACAAGTGCCTAAAGAATGCGTGTTGCACAGCATACTCCTACAGAGTGAATGGAAGTGTTTGCATACTGTTTAACAGCCGTGCACAAGCTGTAGAACTCGTTCATGATGTATCATGGAAGTATTTTGAACTGAACACTCTCTTTATGGAATAA